The Bacteroidota bacterium genome segment GGCTTAAAAAAGCTAAAAGGCCATTCACATTACTACAGAATTAGATTAGGCCAATACCGGGCAGGACTGAAATTTGAGGATAATATTCTAACCTTTGAAAGGCTGATACACAGAAAAGATATCTATAAATACTATCCATAATTAATATATGTTTGGTGTATAGTACTTGAGTATAGCAGAGAGT includes the following:
- a CDS encoding type II toxin-antitoxin system RelE/ParE family toxin, which produces MEIRINKKFLKELSSIQQRDKIKIERFVFEESLEFKSLKDVPGLKKLKGHSHYYRIRLGQYRAGLKFEDNILTFERLIHRKDIYKYYP